A region of the Bacteroidales bacterium genome:
GCATTGGACAGGTATGACGACAGAACCTGAAGTTTTACTAATTTTCTCCATCTGTCAATCAATTGTTCGTGACCAACATAAATTTCATCCTTCCTAAAAGTTAACGTATCTGCCTGGTTAAAATTAAATTTCTTATCCTTAAAACTGTTGATTAGAGAATCGGCAAAGGATAGTTTTCTATTATACAGTTTTGTTACCTCTTTAATGAAAACACACTTTTTATTAAGGATTTCTTCATCTAATGCAAATTTGGAAGCTTCTAATTGTACCACTTCATCCCTGGTAAAGAATATTCCGGAAGGATCCAGCAACTCTATAAATTTCGTAAATACCAGTTCTGAAAACCTGTCATCCACAGGCCTTGGTTTATAATGATACTTTTCAGCAGTTTTCACAATCATAAACGCCTGCTGACAAGTAGAGGCAGACTGAGCAATGCCGTTTGCAGGAAGTAAAGTAGTGAAGAGAAAAACTGCTAGTGTGACAAAAAGTTTTTGCAAAAATTGCCTTTCCCTGGTTGCTAAAATGCAATACAACATTTTAAATGACCTTATTCGTGCTTTCTTATTCATATCATGCATTTTAGAAAATCATTTATCTCTGTATCACTTTTTTGCGGACAATGTTGCATAAGGTTCCGGCATGCTTTATGAGCCATGTGGTGTGCCCTGAATGGCAAATATAACTAAGTTCTTTAAATATTACAATGACAAATGGACAGTCCGGAGGATGGATGTCCCTTATTGTTAAATTCAAGCTGCTATGGTACAAAATCAGGTGTTCGCTTTGGCAGGAATTTTATGTGCATTATTTTAATTAAAAAAAATCAAATATTTATAATCATTTCTATTGCTATTTAATTCTCTTAAAATTAGAAGGTATACACCATTTGGATATGTATTGCAATTTATCTCGTTAATTTTATTATGAACTAATCGCTTTTTAAAAAGCTGTAACCCCATGAGATTGTATATTTCTAAATAAAAATCTTCGGAGATTTTATTACTGGGTTCAATATAGAATTTTTTATTTGCAGGATTTGGATATATATTAAAATCATTTTTAAGACTAAATTCTAACGTAGGCGTAGGATTTTGAATTATTATCGGGCTCATAATCAAATCTGTACCGAATCCGCAATTTTCTACTGTGACAATACAGTCAAAAATACCTGTTGATGAAGGATATCCATATATGATTCCATTAGTTTCATCTAACCAAAAATCTTCAGGTATTACCCATCCTCTAAAACTAATGATATCATTTGAGTCCGTTTCCGATATTTCAATTTGAAAATCATAATAATTATTTACATAACCTGTATCGAAGTATTTAGATGTTATTTTGGGTTCAATATCAACTTCATAACATGTATTAAATGGTGGCTGTAAATAAACTAAAGAAT
Encoded here:
- a CDS encoding T9SS type A sorting domain-containing protein, which translates into the protein MKIIISILFFCVINNTFSQNNYPFTDTTKLWNNLSGGYGAFFVVCNLRNISIKFKGDTLIDSKHYLKVFEANDSIQQDWQLIGYIHEEKIDSTVYFRDTLNNQGQLYDFGIALGDTVSIDNVYMGTLHQRLICGIIDSIFINGIYKKRYHLGYYYAGNFQRIDTWIEDIGSTHGLLYCGHSIPGGFRYLLCYSESDSLVYLQPPFNTCYEVDIEPKITSKYFDTGYVNNYYDFQIEISETDSNDIISFRGWVIPEDFWLDETNGIIYGYPSSTGIFDCIVTVENCGFGTDLIMSPIIIQNPTPTLEFSLKNDFNIYPNPANKKFYIEPSNKISEDFYLEIYNLMGLQLFKKRLVHNKINEINCNTYPNGVYLLILRELNSNRNDYKYLIFFN